The proteins below are encoded in one region of Lepisosteus oculatus isolate fLepOcu1 chromosome 10, fLepOcu1.hap2, whole genome shotgun sequence:
- the ptdss1a gene encoding phosphatidylserine synthase 1 codes for MCLNIEQNSPVPLRLSVWTSQRVPLTGAEPRKSSREGADGTTAEMAAAMGSTTLSKDDVNYRLHFRMINEQQVEDITIDFFYKPHTITLLTFTVVSLMYFAFTRNDSDPDNNLWIGLILVISFFLIISVLAFPNGPFTRPHPAIWRMVFGLSVLYFLFLVFVIFLNWEQVKGLMYWLDPNLRYATREADIMEYAINCHVITWERILSHFDIFAFGHFWGWAMKALLIRSYGLCWTISITWELTELFFMHLLPNFAECWWDQVILDILLCNGGGIWLGMTVCRFLEIRTYHWASIKDIHTTTGKIKRAVMQFTPASWTYVRWFDPKSSIQRIAGIYLFMIIWQLTELNTFFLKHIFVFQACHALSWCRILFIGIITAPTVRQYYAYLTDTQCKRVGTQCWVFGAIAFLEALVCIKFGQDLFSKTQILYVVLWLLCVVFITFLCLYGMVWYAVRSGQRQKSLSECEESTYTEAPSLQYENLKGEKDSLNTSHTSRRKKGSSKTKVANGFSGKK; via the exons ATGTGCCTTAATATTGAACAAAACTCTCCTGTCCCCCTCCGCCTGTCGGTTTGGACAAGCCAGCGAGTCCCACTGACAGGAGCGGAGCCGAGGAAGAGCAGCAGGGAGGGGGCAGACGGCACCACCGCAGAGATGGCGGCTGCAATGGGGTCTACTACCCTGAGCAAAGATGATGTGAACTACAGGCTGCATTTCCGCATGATCAACGAGCAGCAAGTGGAAGATATCACCATCGATTTCTTCTACAAGCCGCACACCATCACCCTCCTGACCTTCACCGTCGTCAGCCTGATGTACTTCGCCTTCACCAG GAATGACTCAGACCCAGACAACAATCTCTGGATTGGGCTCATTTTAGTGATATCCTTCTTTCTCATCATCAGTGTACTGGCCTTTCCTAATG GACCATTTACTAGACCACATCCAGCAATATGGCGCATGGTTTTTG GTCTGAGTGTCCTTTATTTCCTCTTCTTGGTGTTTGTGATCTTTCTGAACTGGGAGCAGGTCAAAGGGCTGATGTACTGGCTCGACCCCAATTTGCGCTACGCCACTCGCGAGGCTGACATCATG GAATACGCAATCAACTGTCACGTCATCACCTGGGAGCGGATTCTCAGCCACTTTGACATCTTTGCCTTCGGACACTTCTGGGGCTGGGCCATGAAGGCTCTTCTGATCCGCAGTTACGGGCTGTGCTGGACGATCAGCATAACCTGGGAGCTGACAGAG CTGTTCTTCATGCACTTGCTGCCCAACTTTGCCGAGTGCTGGTGGGATCAGGTCATTCTGGACATCCTGCTCTGCAATGGGGGCGGCATCTGGCTGGGAATGACCGTGTGCCGCTTTTTGGAGATAAGGACATACCACTGGGCCAGCATCAA GGACATTCACACCACCACGGGCAAGATTAAACGAGCAGTGATGCAGTTCACCCCCGCCAGCTGGACCTACGTGCGCTGGTTCGACCCCAAGTCATCCATTCAGAGAATCGCTGGAATTTACCTCTTCATGATAATCTGGCAG CTTACGGAGTTGAATACATTCTTCCTGAAACACATCTTTGTGTTCCAAGCCTGTCACGCTCTGAGCTGGTGCAGGATTCTCTTCATAGGGATCATCACTGCCCCCACCGTTCG gcaATACTATGCATACCTCACAGATACTCAATGTAAAAGGGTTGGAACTCAGTGCTGGGTATTTGG GGCTATTGCGTTTCTGGAAGCCCTAGTCTGCATTAAGTTTGGACAAGACTTGTTCTCCAAAACCCAGATCCTGTATGTTGTTCTTTGGCTCCTGTGTGTG GTCTTCATTACGTTCCTCTGTTTGTACGGAATGGTGTGGTATGCAGTACGCTCAGGACAAAGGCAGAAG AGCCTTTCTGAATGTGAAGAAAGCACCTACACTGAGGCACCTAGTTTGCAGTATGAAAATCTTAAAG GTGAGAAAGATTCCTTAAACACTTCACACACTTCAAGACGGAAGAAGGGATCTTCAAAAACCAAAGTCGCCAATGGGTTCAGTGGAAAGAAGTAA
- the mterf3 gene encoding transcription termination factor 3, mitochondrial isoform X1: MLNCVMVFASLQLCRRCLALQMRSLSSGLRSTRAGQTPVLQDSAFSSGRWRFRGHRLCTTAQPNSGNEAVAGSVGNWLVPFNHSHHQGEVKPNSIPESQCAELEAAPPLSPFAELSEDDAVQISVHPVLPAVSVTLRDYVDQSETLSKLVLLGVDLSKLEQRPNVANMLLRLDFDADVKERLLFLKEVGVEETKLGPFLTKNPFILTESMEKLQARVSYLKVKKFSSEAIARMVSEAPFLLNFSVERLDNRLGFFQKQLGLNVQKTRDLVTRLPRLLCGSLEPVKENLKVCKIELGFQENEIQHIVTRVPKLLTANKKKLTGIFDYLHNTMGIPHSLIVKFPQVFNAKLLRIKERHLFLKQLGRAQYDPAEPNYVSLDRLVSLPDEEFCTAVAMASLEDFEMFQKTL, from the exons ATGTT GAATTGCGTTATGGTTTTTGCGAGTCTGCAACTCTGCCGAAGATGTTTGGCTCTGCAGATGAGAAGTCTTTCATCGGGGCTGCGCAGCACAAGGGCCGGGCAGACCCCAGTTCTACAGGACAGTGCCTTCAGCTCTGGGCGGTGGAGGTTCAGAGGTCATAGGCTCTGTACCACAGCGCAGCCCAACAGCGGGAACGAGGCTGTAGCAGGTTCCGTGGGAAACTGGTTGGTTCCTTTTAACCACAGTCACCACCAGGGAGAAGTGAAGCCGAATTCAATCCCCGAGAGTCAGTGCGCGG AACTGGAGGCGGCCCCGCCCCTGTCTCCGTTCGCGGAGCTGAGCGAGGACGACGCCGTGCAGATCAGTGTGCACCCGGTACTGCCGGCGGTGTCCGTCACGCTGAGGGACTATGTGGACCAATCTGAGACGCTCAGCAAACTTGTTCTCCTGG GTGTTGACCTTTCCAAACTGGAGCAGCGCCCGAATGTCGCGAACATGCTGCTGCGCTTGGATTTCGACGCCGATGTGAAGGAAAGGCTGCTGTTTCTCAAAGAAGTGGGCGTGGAGGAAACAAAACTCGGGCCCTTCCTCACAAAGAACCCCTTCATCCTCACAGAGAGCATGGAAAAGCTGCAGGCGAG GGTATCATACCTGAAGGTCAAGAAGTTCAGCAGCGAAGCAATTGCTAGAATGGTGTCTGAGGCGCCTTTTCTGTTGAACTTCAGTGTGGAAAGGTTGGACAACAGGTTGGGCTTCTTCCAGAAACAGCTTGGGCTGAACGTGCAGAAG ACACGGGATCTTGTAACCCGTCTTCCACGGTTATTGTGTGGGAGTTTGGAGCCAGTGAAAGAAAACCTCAAA GTGTGCAAAATCGAGTTGGGGTTTCAGGAAAATGAAATTCAACACATTGTTACCAGAGTTCCGAAGCTTTTAACAGCTAACAAGAAGAAACTTACAGGAATCTTTGACTACCTACATAACACAATGGGAATTCCTCATTCGCTGATTGTCAAATTCCCTCAG GTTTTTAACGCTAAACTGCTGAGAATCAAAGAGAGACATTTGTTCCTGAAACAGCTGGGCAGAGCCCAGTATGATCCTGCTGAACCCAACTATGTCTCATTGGACAGGCTGGTCTCTCTCCCTGATGAGGAGTTCTGCACAGCGGTTGCCATGGCATCACTGGAGGACtttgaaatgtttcaaaagACACTTTAa
- the mterf3 gene encoding transcription termination factor 3, mitochondrial isoform X2, whose amino-acid sequence MVFASLQLCRRCLALQMRSLSSGLRSTRAGQTPVLQDSAFSSGRWRFRGHRLCTTAQPNSGNEAVAGSVGNWLVPFNHSHHQGEVKPNSIPESQCAELEAAPPLSPFAELSEDDAVQISVHPVLPAVSVTLRDYVDQSETLSKLVLLGVDLSKLEQRPNVANMLLRLDFDADVKERLLFLKEVGVEETKLGPFLTKNPFILTESMEKLQARVSYLKVKKFSSEAIARMVSEAPFLLNFSVERLDNRLGFFQKQLGLNVQKTRDLVTRLPRLLCGSLEPVKENLKVCKIELGFQENEIQHIVTRVPKLLTANKKKLTGIFDYLHNTMGIPHSLIVKFPQVFNAKLLRIKERHLFLKQLGRAQYDPAEPNYVSLDRLVSLPDEEFCTAVAMASLEDFEMFQKTL is encoded by the exons ATGGTTTTTGCGAGTCTGCAACTCTGCCGAAGATGTTTGGCTCTGCAGATGAGAAGTCTTTCATCGGGGCTGCGCAGCACAAGGGCCGGGCAGACCCCAGTTCTACAGGACAGTGCCTTCAGCTCTGGGCGGTGGAGGTTCAGAGGTCATAGGCTCTGTACCACAGCGCAGCCCAACAGCGGGAACGAGGCTGTAGCAGGTTCCGTGGGAAACTGGTTGGTTCCTTTTAACCACAGTCACCACCAGGGAGAAGTGAAGCCGAATTCAATCCCCGAGAGTCAGTGCGCGG AACTGGAGGCGGCCCCGCCCCTGTCTCCGTTCGCGGAGCTGAGCGAGGACGACGCCGTGCAGATCAGTGTGCACCCGGTACTGCCGGCGGTGTCCGTCACGCTGAGGGACTATGTGGACCAATCTGAGACGCTCAGCAAACTTGTTCTCCTGG GTGTTGACCTTTCCAAACTGGAGCAGCGCCCGAATGTCGCGAACATGCTGCTGCGCTTGGATTTCGACGCCGATGTGAAGGAAAGGCTGCTGTTTCTCAAAGAAGTGGGCGTGGAGGAAACAAAACTCGGGCCCTTCCTCACAAAGAACCCCTTCATCCTCACAGAGAGCATGGAAAAGCTGCAGGCGAG GGTATCATACCTGAAGGTCAAGAAGTTCAGCAGCGAAGCAATTGCTAGAATGGTGTCTGAGGCGCCTTTTCTGTTGAACTTCAGTGTGGAAAGGTTGGACAACAGGTTGGGCTTCTTCCAGAAACAGCTTGGGCTGAACGTGCAGAAG ACACGGGATCTTGTAACCCGTCTTCCACGGTTATTGTGTGGGAGTTTGGAGCCAGTGAAAGAAAACCTCAAA GTGTGCAAAATCGAGTTGGGGTTTCAGGAAAATGAAATTCAACACATTGTTACCAGAGTTCCGAAGCTTTTAACAGCTAACAAGAAGAAACTTACAGGAATCTTTGACTACCTACATAACACAATGGGAATTCCTCATTCGCTGATTGTCAAATTCCCTCAG GTTTTTAACGCTAAACTGCTGAGAATCAAAGAGAGACATTTGTTCCTGAAACAGCTGGGCAGAGCCCAGTATGATCCTGCTGAACCCAACTATGTCTCATTGGACAGGCTGGTCTCTCTCCCTGATGAGGAGTTCTGCACAGCGGTTGCCATGGCATCACTGGAGGACtttgaaatgtttcaaaagACACTTTAa
- the uqcrb gene encoding cytochrome b-c1 complex subunit 7 isoform X1, giving the protein MAARAPVSATSRLLFRFRKWYYNAAGFNKLGLMRDDTIYEDSDVKEALRRLPEQVYNDRMFRIKRALDLSMKQQVLPRDQWTKYEEEVYYLEPYLKEVVRERKEKEEWSKK; this is encoded by the exons ATGGCGGCGAGGGCACCGG TTTCAGCAACAAGCCGGTTGTTGTTCAGATTCCGCAAGTGGTACTACAATGCTGCTGGATTCAACAAGCTTG GGCTAATGAGGGATGACACCATTTATGAGGACAGTGACGTGAAGGAGGCTCTAAGGCGACTCCCAGAACAAGTATACAATGACAGAATGTTCCGCATCAAGAGAGCTCTTGACCTGTCAATGAAGCAGCAGGTTCTGCCCCGGGATCAGTGGACTAAGTATGAGGAG GAAGTGTATTACCTGGAGCCATACCTGAAGGAGGTCGTTCGAGAGcggaaggagaaggaggagtgGTCTAAGAAGTAA
- the uqcrb gene encoding cytochrome b-c1 complex subunit 7 isoform X2, whose product MESAGKLISHTIPCSSSSHGNGCSYLNWLMRDDTIYEDSDVKEALRRLPEQVYNDRMFRIKRALDLSMKQQVLPRDQWTKYEEEVYYLEPYLKEVVRERKEKEEWSKK is encoded by the exons ATGGAAAGTGCTGGGAAGTTAATCAGTCACACCATTCCATGCAGTTCATCTTCCCATGGGAATGGGTGTTCCTACTTAAATT GGCTAATGAGGGATGACACCATTTATGAGGACAGTGACGTGAAGGAGGCTCTAAGGCGACTCCCAGAACAAGTATACAATGACAGAATGTTCCGCATCAAGAGAGCTCTTGACCTGTCAATGAAGCAGCAGGTTCTGCCCCGGGATCAGTGGACTAAGTATGAGGAG GAAGTGTATTACCTGGAGCCATACCTGAAGGAGGTCGTTCGAGAGcggaaggagaaggaggagtgGTCTAAGAAGTAA